One window of the Amia ocellicauda isolate fAmiCal2 chromosome 18, fAmiCal2.hap1, whole genome shotgun sequence genome contains the following:
- the mtdha gene encoding metadherin a — MAASWQDVAIQQAELISSRLRELLSLCQGLLNSELGVDLGLKPERYPSWVLLLTAFLGVLVIVVFWAAACVGLFGGRKRGAREIEQSSQSTKALVPKIVKAEEQKKKNKKKPVEKKSQPNGRTVVELPEEDVKATIEELLKQAPDIKTEKTKKNKKKLKAELKETQLNTSANGKEHDEGAWETKISNREKRQQRRRDKVLNEDSSSPGAESPASVPMELPTAITVVPVSVKKSKEPLRVKTGKGDAIISHVSASWNETATVNGGGWNNKVMKIPVSSVDRENCTAWGLETEGSWRPVEGRIRKADLNPASISTLGLTSTVTGEEPGSQTNADLQWDSSQIKADDVWSGINGLSTLDPSSDWNAPSELWGNYEEPKAPAPTHLEKPVMEVKKISDDEKEKTDSAAPGSGKSKKKKKKKKKQDEEANTQETEEQEKESLAEVEEVTLSAHPEKESILPVQSTAVSAPVEVKKLAQKELASPVLESVSKKTPSQVPQRLSDPEPPVSTAKQNSMPPPSQKKSEENWESPKQVKKKKKARRET; from the exons ATGGCAGCGAGCTGGCAGGACGTAGCGATTCAGCAGGCCGAGTTGATCTCGAGTCGTCTGAGGGAGCTACTGTCTTTGTGCCAGGGCCTACTGAACTCCGAGCTCGGGGTGGACCTGGGGCTGAAGCCGGAGCGCTATCCGTCATGGGTTCTCCTTCTGACGGCGTTCCTCGGGGTTCTGGTGATCGTGGTGTTCTGGGCCGCGGCCTGTGTCGGGCTGTTCGGTGGGAGGAAGCGAGGGGCCAGAGAAATCGAGCAAAGCAGTCAAAGCACAAAGGCGTTGGTGCCCAAGATTGTTAAAGCTGAggaacagaagaagaagaacaaaaagaaaCCTGTTGAAAAG AAATCTCAGCCAAATGGGCGCACAGTTGTTGAGCTACCAGAGGAAGATGTTAAAGCCACCATTGAAGAACTCCTAAAACAGGCACCAGACATTAAGACTGAAAAG acaaagaaaaacaaaaagaagctGAAAGCTGAATTGAAAGAAACCCAACTTAACACCTCGGCAAATGGAAAAGAGCATGATGAAG GAGCATGGGAGACTAAGATCAGTAACCGTGAGAAGAGGCAGCAGCGCAGGAGAGACAAGGTGTTGAATGAGGACTCGAGCAGCCCTGGAGCCGAATCTCCAGCTAGCGTGCCCATGGAGCTCCCCACGGCAATAACTGTGGTTCCAGTCAGCGTGAAGAAGAGCAAAG AACCTCTTCGTGTGAAGACTGGGAAAGGAGATGCCATAATATCCCATG TGTCAGCCAGCTGGAATGAAACGGCCACAGTGAATGGTGGAGGATGGAACAACAAGGTTATGAAGATCCCAGTTTCCAGTGTGGACAGAGAGAACTGCACTGCATGGGGTCTGGAAACTGAAG GTTCATGGAGGCCAGTAGAAGGAAGAATAAGGAAGGCAGACCTGAATCCAGCTTCCATATCCACTCTTGGATTAACCTCCACTGTAACTG GTGAGGAACCAGGATCCCAGACTAATGCTGACCTGCAGTGGGATAGTAGCCAAATAAAGGCTGATGATGTGTGGTCTGGAATAA ATGGCCTTTCCACATTGGACCCCAGCTCGGACTGGAATGCTCCCTCTGAATTGTGGGGGAATTACGAGGAGCCAAAGGCCCCTGCTCCCACTCATCTTGAGAAACCTGTGATGGAGGTTAAGAAG ATATCTGATgatgaaaaagagaaaactgaCTCTGCTGCTCCTGGAAGTGGAAAgtcaaaaaagaagaagaagaagaagaagaaacaagaCGAAGAGGCTAACACACAA gaaACCGAAGAGCAAGAAAAAGAATCTTTGGCAGAGGTTGAGGAGGTGACTCTGTCAGCCCATCCTGAAAAGGAGAGTATCCTGCCTGTCCAGAGCACTGCTGTGAGTGCACCTGTTGAG GTGAAGAAACTTGCACAAAAAGAGCTGGCTAGTCCTGTACTGGAGAGTGTTTCCAAGAAGACCCCTTCACAAGTGCCACAGAGGCTATCGGATCCAGAGCCTCCAGTTtctactgctaaacaaaacagcATGCCTCCACCTTCACAGA AAAAATCAGAAGAGAACTGGGAATCACCAAAGCAAgtcaaaaagaagaagaaagcaaGACGAGAAACATGA
- the rrm2b gene encoding ribonucleoside-diphosphate reductase subunit M2 B, translated as MQHPGTHSGCKVNRNGSPEYEESRAEGEIEPLLRENPHRFVIFPIQYPDIWKMYKQAQASFWTVEEVDLSKDLAHWDRLKPEEKHFISHVLAFFAASDGIVNENLVQRFSQEVQVPEARCFYGFQILIENVHSEMYSMLINTYIRDLKEREHLFNAVQTMPCVKKKADWALQWISDNKSTFGERLVAFAAVEGIFFSGSFAAIYWLKKRGLMPGLTYSNELISRDEGLHCNFACLMYNNLVRKSSEERVKEIITKAVSIEQEFLTEALPVKLIGMNCALMRQYIEFVADRLLTDLGLSKVFQAENPFDFMESISLEGKTNFFEKRVAEYQRLGVMSNTMDCHFTLDADF; from the exons ATGCAACATCCCGGCACGCATTCGGGTTGCAAAGTTAACCGG AATGGGAGCCCAGAATATGAAGAAAGCAGGGCAGAAGGAGAAATTGAGCCTCTCctcagagaaaacccacaccgCTTTGTCATTTTCCCTATTCAGTATCCTGACATTTGGAAGATGTacaagcaggctcaggcctcaTTCTGGACTGTCGAAGAG GTTGATTTATCCAAGGACCTTGCTCACTGGGATAGGTTGAAAccagaagaaaaacattttatctCTCATGTCTTGGCTTTTTTTGCTGCCAGTGATGGAATTGTCAATGAGAACCTT GTACAGAGATTTAGCCAGGAGGTCCAGGTTCCTGAGGCTCGCTGCTTCTATGGCTTTCAGATTCTCATTGAGAATGTGCACTCAGAGATGTACAGCATGctcataaacacatacattagGGACTTAAAGGAAAG AGAACATTTGTTTAATGCAGTTCAGACCATGCCTTGTGTGAAAAAAAAAGCAGACTGGGCTTTACAGTGGATCTCTGACAACAAATCCACATTTG GTGAAAGGCTAGTGGCATTTGCTGCAGTAGAGGGAATATTTTTCTCTGGCTCTTTTGCTGCCATATATTGGTTGAAAAAGAGGGGTCTCATGCCTGGACTCACCTACTCTAATGAGCTTATCAGCAGAGATGAG GGACTGCACTGTAATTTTGCCTGCCTGATGTACAACAACCTTGTAAGGAAGTCTTCAGAGGAAAGAGTGAAAGAGATCATCACCAAAGCTGTCAGTATTGAGCAG GAGTTTCTAACGGAGGCTTTACCTGTGAAGCTGATTGGGATGAACTGCGCATTAATGAGGCAGTACATTGAGTTTGTTGCTGACCGGCTACTGACAGATCTGGGGTTGTCAAAG GTGTTTCAAGCAGAAAATCCTTTTGACTTCATGGAATCAATTTCCCTGGAGGGGAAAACCAATTTTTTTGAGAAGCGAGTGGCTGAGTACCAGCGGCTGGGAGTAATGTCAAACACAATGGACTGTCATTTTACATTGGACGCCGACTTTTAA